In the genome of Paenibacillus pabuli, the window AGGCACCATCCACATTGGCGGCTTCTTTCAGTTCTCGCGGTACACCTTTGAAAAAGGTTCTGGAGAGAATGATGTTCCAGACGTTGACTGCGCCAGGGATGATAATAGCCCACACCGTGTCCAGCATGCCGAGATTACGAACAAGCAAATAGGTAGGGATCAAACCGCCACCGAAGAACATCGTAATGATAAAAATAATCATGAAGAATCCTCGCCCTGCCAGCCTTTCATCAGACAAGGCATACCCTGCAAATATTGAGACGGTCACCGTCACAAGTGCAAAGGAAACCGAGTACAGCACCGCATTCGCAAACCCTCGAATCATGGCCGGATTGGACAAAATCATCTGATACCCATCCAGACTCCAGTCGGATACATTGAAGGACAGTCCGCGGTTCAGCAGCACCGTCGGGTCCATAAATGAGGCCACAACGATGTAAATCAAGGGGACAACCACCACCAGTACAGCACAGGTGAGAAAGATGGCGTTCAGTGTGAGGATCAGACGATCCAGCCCCGTATGTTTGACTACCATGGATGACACTCCTTTCCTAATAGAGGCCTTCGCCTTCATTCAATTTCTTCACAATCAGATTCACCGTAACCAGCAAAATGACATTGATGACCGAGTTGAACAATCCTACCGCGGCAGAGTATGCGTAATCCCCGGACTGTAAACCCACCTTGTACACATACGTGGCAATGATTTCGGAGGAAGGCAGGTTCATGGACGTCTGCATTAGGTAGGCCTTCTCAAATCCAATCGACATGATCCCGCCAGCAGCAAGAATAAATACGATGGCCATAATCGGCCGGATCGTCGGAAGATCGATGTGGCGAATACGCTGAATGAGATTCGCTCCATCCAGGTTGGCTGCATTGTGCAGTTCCGGATCGACATTGGCCAAAGCCGCGACATAGATGATGGAAGCCCAGCCCGCTCCAGTCCAGATATCCGACAAAATGTATATCCAGCGGAAATATTCCGGCTCCGACATGAACATGATTGGCTGACCGGTAATCCACGTGGCGAATTGGTTAATCGGCCCTGTCGGTGATAGAAAGATGAACAGCATACCCACAACGACAACAACCGAGATGAAGTTGGGGGCATACAGAAACAATTGAATATTTTTCTTCACTCCCGCTTTACGTACCTGATTGAGCATGAGAGCAAGCAGGATCGGTACCGGAAAGCTGAATATCAATCCAAAAAAGCTGAGTTTAAGCGTATTCATAAAAATGACATCAAAATTGGGTGAAGCCAAAAACTTCTCAAAATGCTTCAAGCCTACCCACTCGCTGCCCATGATGCCTTTAATCGGACTAAAATCCTTAAATGCAATAATGGCTCCGTACATCGGGATGTATTTGAAGATAAGGGTCAGGATCAGAGCTGGTGCGAGTAACAAGTACAAAAAATAATTCTTTTTGAACTGCTGCATCTTGTGACTGGTTGATGTCCTCTCTTTCAACGCCCTTCCTGTACCCTTTTTGGTATTCACCGTGTTATCCAACACATGACCTCCGTTCATTCCTGAAGTTGACAATTGTTTGTAGTAAGGGCTTTCAATATTTACAATTGCTCATTTAATAATTTACAATTTAGCAGGTAATCTAGGCATTAGTCAATACATTATGTAAAAAATAATTGTGCATTTGATAACACTTTGTGTGTTTTTCAGATCTGTGATTGCATAGAATTGCGTATAAAACGTTTATTCACAACCCTTTAATTTGCCTTTGTTGGTATAGATAATAGGGTATCTCGCAATGGTCATCACTTGTAACGGAATTTCCGAATACCTATTAAGGGTGCAGAAAACGACTCAAAAATGTAAACTAAATTGTGCATATGTAAAATCGAGATTGCTATTTGTTCCGATCTATTATACATTTGACTAAGATAATACTATGGACGACTATTGATCATTAGAGGTGAAGCACTAGATGGCAAAAGAAAAAGTCACGATACAGGACATCGCGGATGCTTTGGGCATCTCCCGGAATACCGCTTCCAAAGCCTTGAATGATAGCGGAAATATCCCGGATGAGACACGTAATCGTGTCATTAAAAAAGCAATTGAACTTAAATATAAACAGTTTGCCTATATGGAAAATGAGCATGTTCTAACCAAAGCTCCAAGCAATATCGCCCTGTTAACGGAAAACCTGCCCAATACATCCCACTTTGGTTCGATGTTAATCAGCGGTTTGGAGAAAAGAATCAGTGCAGAGGGGTACAACCTCTCCATCCATATCGTTCGAGAGGTTGATCAGGATTCACTTACACTTCCCAACAATTTTGATATGTCCAACGTGGACGGTATCATCTGCATTGAATTGTTCAATCTCAAATATACTCAGCTTATTACCGATCTCGGGATTCCCACGATCTTCATTGATTGCGCTTCCGACATCTGTTATCCGGAATTTCATGCAGATTTGCTGCTCATGGAGAACGAGCACAGCACGTATCAGTTAACCAGAAAATTAATTGAGAGCGGCTGCAACCATATTGGATTTGCTGGGGATTACAATCATTGCAAAAGCTTCAATGAACGTTGGGTAGGATATCAGCGGGCCATGCTGGAAGCGGGGCTGCAGGTCGATCTATCCGAATGTATTGTGGATGATGACCGCATGTTCTTTTCAAAACCTGGCTG includes:
- a CDS encoding carbohydrate ABC transporter permease, coding for MVVKHTGLDRLILTLNAIFLTCAVLVVVVPLIYIVVASFMDPTVLLNRGLSFNVSDWSLDGYQMILSNPAMIRGFANAVLYSVSFALVTVTVSIFAGYALSDERLAGRGFFMIIFIITMFFGGGLIPTYLLVRNLGMLDTVWAIIIPGAVNVWNIILSRTFFKGVPRELKEAANVDGASEMKIFFQIVIPLSKPIIFVLALYAFVGQWNSYFDAMIYLDNPNLHPLQLVLRSILIQNQAAPGMISDQLAMAELKRLSEMIKYSAIVISSLPLIIMYPFFQKYFEKGVMVGSLK
- a CDS encoding ABC transporter permease, whose translation is MQQFKKNYFLYLLLAPALILTLIFKYIPMYGAIIAFKDFSPIKGIMGSEWVGLKHFEKFLASPNFDVIFMNTLKLSFFGLIFSFPVPILLALMLNQVRKAGVKKNIQLFLYAPNFISVVVVVGMLFIFLSPTGPINQFATWITGQPIMFMSEPEYFRWIYILSDIWTGAGWASIIYVAALANVDPELHNAANLDGANLIQRIRHIDLPTIRPIMAIVFILAAGGIMSIGFEKAYLMQTSMNLPSSEIIATYVYKVGLQSGDYAYSAAVGLFNSVINVILLVTVNLIVKKLNEGEGLY
- a CDS encoding LacI family DNA-binding transcriptional regulator; protein product: MAKEKVTIQDIADALGISRNTASKALNDSGNIPDETRNRVIKKAIELKYKQFAYMENEHVLTKAPSNIALLTENLPNTSHFGSMLISGLEKRISAEGYNLSIHIVREVDQDSLTLPNNFDMSNVDGIICIELFNLKYTQLITDLGIPTIFIDCASDICYPEFHADLLLMENEHSTYQLTRKLIESGCNHIGFAGDYNHCKSFNERWVGYQRAMLEAGLQVDLSECIVDDDRMFFSKPGWINERVAELKSLPDAYVCANDFIAVDLIRALRARNVTVPQDIVICGFDNAPESRIIEPALTTVHIYSNEMGIKAAEMLLSRIDNPSQPYQISHIVTKPIIRESTPTLMKANPQTV